In Streptomyces sp. NBC_00569, a single genomic region encodes these proteins:
- a CDS encoding VanZ family protein has translation MQRHRPGGSKAAIRFRTAGIVLLAAHLLLVCWITLRPLDVPWVSAANLHPFAGIRADLALGPAEAVRRIGKELLLLAPLGVLLPIAGGRLLVSPLGSLVRTVAAGALLSLGIELLQTGVPGQVVDIDSLFLNTLGVALAHAAVVPTLRGRLRRRTEVTPLPREEPSQGRTPTISRVGVAP, from the coding sequence GTGCAGCGCCATCGCCCGGGCGGCTCCAAGGCCGCCATCCGCTTCCGTACGGCAGGGATAGTCCTCCTTGCCGCGCATCTGCTTCTCGTCTGCTGGATCACGCTGCGACCACTGGACGTGCCGTGGGTCAGCGCCGCGAACCTGCATCCGTTCGCGGGGATCAGGGCGGATCTCGCGCTCGGCCCGGCGGAGGCGGTGCGGCGGATCGGCAAGGAGCTGCTGCTGCTCGCCCCGCTGGGGGTGCTGCTGCCGATCGCCGGGGGGCGGCTCCTCGTCTCGCCGCTGGGTTCGCTGGTGCGTACGGTCGCCGCCGGAGCGCTGCTCTCGCTCGGCATCGAGCTGCTGCAGACCGGGGTGCCGGGGCAGGTCGTGGACATCGACTCGCTGTTCCTGAACACGCTGGGCGTGGCCCTCGCGCACGCGGCCGTGGTGCCGACCCTCAGGGGCAGGCTCCGCCGCAGGACCGAGGTCACCCCCCTCCCCCGGGAGGAGCCGTCTCAGGGGCGGACCCCGACGATTTCCAGGGTCGGCGTCGCCCCGTGA
- a CDS encoding PspC domain-containing protein, whose amino-acid sequence MTALARPTNGRMIGGVCAALARRFGTSATTMRVIFVLSCLLPGPQFLLYIALWILLPSEGKVRQAW is encoded by the coding sequence ATGACCGCCCTTGCCCGCCCCACGAACGGACGGATGATCGGCGGAGTGTGCGCAGCGCTGGCAAGGCGCTTCGGCACCTCCGCGACCACGATGCGCGTGATCTTCGTGCTCTCGTGTCTGCTTCCCGGTCCCCAGTTCCTGCTGTACATCGCGCTGTGGATCCTGCTGCCGAGCGAGGGCAAGGTCCGCCAGGCGTGGTGA
- a CDS encoding ATP-binding protein, whose amino-acid sequence MKQSAVKTLGVAALGAAFAAAGAGAASAAPALPDAGSALDTVTSTLPAGQVAQVVPAGTESLTAGKNAVAGGLNAAAPAVQKALPTNGSDPVSGLLGGLPVKSLPAGGALPVG is encoded by the coding sequence ATGAAGCAGTCTGCCGTCAAGACCCTCGGTGTCGCCGCCCTCGGTGCCGCCTTCGCCGCCGCGGGCGCCGGTGCCGCCTCCGCCGCCCCCGCCCTCCCGGACGCCGGCTCGGCCCTGGACACCGTGACCAGCACGCTCCCCGCCGGGCAGGTCGCGCAGGTGGTGCCCGCCGGCACCGAGTCCCTGACCGCCGGCAAGAACGCCGTCGCCGGTGGCCTGAACGCCGCCGCGCCCGCCGTCCAGAAGGCCCTCCCCACCAACGGCAGCGACCCGGTCTCCGGCCTCCTCGGCGGCCTGCCCGTCAAGTCGCTGCCCGCCGGCGGTGCCCTGCCCGTCGGCTGA